The Pirellulales bacterium genome has a window encoding:
- a CDS encoding response regulator — protein MTDPSEPLDFNSPPSGPLASDAHAADLRLIQRCRLLSEQVAILRDQIEAQSRAVEAARLTEIKYRSIFENAVEGIFQTSPGGQYLSVNPALARIYGFDSVPDLMSGICDISRQLYVDPNRRQEFIDIMAERGTVEGFESEIYRRDRSIIWISECARAVRDESGELLYYEGTVEDINKRKEAEELERQKEAAELASRAKSEFLANMSHEIRTPLNGVIGMLELLSGTSLDARQQRYARIARSSADSLLSLINDILDFSKIEAGKLELDHTDFDLHQLVEDMSEMFAQRAEDKRLELACHVRHDVPAAVRGDPDRLRQVLVNLTNNAIKFTERGEVVIRVSLEAETPGDAVVRIEVSDTGIGIPPDRMNRLFKTFSQVDASTTRRYGGTGLGLAVCKQLVELQGGAIGVESEPGRGSTFFFTIRLEKQPAADRMTKLPVELTGLRVLAVDDNATNLEILEAQLAAWKFDYATSKNGPEALRKLEEAATAGMPFRLAILDMQMPEMDGLQLAAAIKGRPAIADVLLIMLTSIGESIAAERMNECGLAAHLTKPARQSRLFDAIIAAAANPRGFRDVDSGLARSTSNLDSIPAGSRRILLAEDNEVNQLVASEILAQAGFVCDVVDNGLAATEAVARGHYDLVLMDCQMPQMDGFEASRAIRERQRQLGDGAARLPIVALTANAIKGDRELCLEAGMDGYVTKPIDPIRLIETIQALLASADESRPTSERVPATCAPDKPARVESCDEAINNEFDATAEPIDLAGLLVRCQGKRDLCARVLAKFAGRAGEWCERIVTAVADGDCERLAGAAHALKGAASNLSAERLRHAAAQIERSAHEKCLPPDSVLDRLNAELKAIVAAIPPLIETVSSDQTDCNEPAAAVSGS, from the coding sequence ATGACCGATCCGTCCGAGCCACTCGATTTCAATTCCCCGCCGAGCGGTCCGCTCGCCAGCGATGCGCATGCAGCCGATTTGCGGCTGATCCAGCGCTGCCGCTTGCTCAGCGAGCAGGTGGCGATCCTCCGCGATCAGATCGAAGCCCAATCGCGGGCCGTGGAAGCCGCCCGGCTGACCGAGATCAAGTACCGCAGCATTTTCGAAAACGCCGTCGAAGGAATCTTTCAAACTTCCCCCGGCGGGCAGTATCTCAGCGTGAATCCGGCGTTGGCGCGGATTTACGGCTTCGATTCTGTTCCCGATTTGATGTCGGGCATCTGCGACATTAGCCGGCAGCTTTATGTCGATCCGAACCGCCGCCAGGAATTCATCGACATCATGGCCGAGCGCGGCACGGTCGAGGGATTCGAATCGGAAATCTATCGCCGCGATCGCTCGATCATTTGGATTTCGGAATGCGCCCGAGCCGTGCGCGACGAGTCGGGTGAGCTGCTCTATTATGAGGGCACGGTCGAAGACATTAACAAGCGCAAGGAAGCGGAAGAACTGGAGCGGCAAAAAGAGGCCGCCGAGTTGGCCAGCCGCGCCAAGAGCGAGTTCTTGGCCAATATGAGCCACGAGATTCGCACGCCTCTCAACGGCGTGATCGGAATGCTCGAATTGCTGTCGGGGACCAGCCTCGACGCGCGGCAGCAGCGCTATGCCCGCATCGCACGCAGCTCGGCCGATTCGCTCTTGAGCCTGATCAACGACATTCTCGATTTCTCGAAAATCGAGGCGGGCAAACTGGAATTGGACCACACCGATTTCGATCTTCACCAGTTGGTCGAAGACATGTCGGAGATGTTCGCCCAACGGGCCGAGGATAAGCGGCTCGAATTGGCCTGCCACGTTCGGCACGATGTTCCCGCCGCTGTTCGCGGCGATCCCGACCGGCTGCGGCAGGTGCTGGTCAACCTGACGAACAACGCGATCAAATTCACCGAGCGCGGCGAGGTCGTGATTCGCGTGTCGCTCGAGGCCGAGACGCCCGGCGACGCCGTCGTGCGGATCGAAGTGAGCGACACGGGGATCGGTATTCCGCCGGATCGGATGAACCGGCTGTTCAAGACGTTCTCGCAAGTCGACGCCTCGACGACGCGGCGTTATGGCGGCACCGGGCTGGGCTTGGCCGTCTGCAAGCAGCTTGTGGAACTGCAAGGGGGCGCGATCGGTGTCGAGAGCGAGCCGGGCCGCGGCTCGACCTTCTTCTTCACGATCCGCTTGGAAAAACAGCCGGCCGCCGATCGCATGACCAAACTCCCCGTAGAGCTGACGGGGTTGCGCGTGCTAGCCGTGGACGACAATGCCACCAATCTGGAAATCCTCGAAGCCCAACTGGCCGCCTGGAAGTTCGATTACGCCACGTCGAAGAATGGCCCCGAGGCGCTTCGCAAGCTCGAAGAGGCGGCCACGGCCGGCATGCCCTTCCGACTCGCGATTCTCGATATGCAGATGCCTGAGATGGACGGGCTGCAATTGGCCGCGGCGATCAAGGGCCGCCCGGCGATCGCCGACGTGCTGCTGATCATGCTCACCTCAATCGGCGAGTCGATCGCGGCCGAGCGAATGAACGAATGCGGCTTGGCAGCCCATTTGACCAAGCCCGCGCGGCAATCGCGGCTCTTCGACGCGATCATCGCGGCGGCAGCCAATCCGCGCGGTTTTCGCGACGTTGATTCGGGACTCGCCCGATCCACTTCGAACCTCGACTCCATTCCCGCCGGCTCGCGGCGAATTCTGCTGGCGGAGGACAACGAGGTCAACCAACTCGTCGCCTCCGAGATTCTGGCTCAAGCCGGCTTTGTCTGCGATGTGGTCGATAACGGTCTGGCCGCGACGGAAGCTGTCGCCCGCGGCCATTACGATTTGGTGCTGATGGACTGCCAGATGCCGCAGATGGACGGCTTCGAGGCCTCGCGGGCGATCCGCGAGCGTCAGCGGCAGCTTGGCGACGGTGCCGCACGGCTGCCGATCGTCGCGCTCACGGCCAATGCCATCAAAGGAGATCGCGAGCTTTGTCTCGAAGCGGGAATGGACGGTTACGTGACCAAGCCGATCGATCCAATCCGGCTGATTGAAACCATCCAAGCCCTGTTGGCGAGCGCCGATGAATCGCGGCCGACGAGCGAGCGAGTGCCAGCGACCTGTGCGCCGGATAAGCCGGCGCGTGTGGAATCATGCGACGAGGCGATCAACAACGAATTCGATGCGACAGCGGAACCGATCGATTTGGCCGGTTTGCTCGTTCGCTGCCAAGGCAAACGTGATCTGTGCGCCCGCGTGCTGGCGAAGTTCGCCGGCCGCGCCGGCGAATGGTGTGAGCGAATCGTCACGGCAGTCGCGGATGGCGATTGCGAGCGACTGGCTGGCGCCGCTCATGCGCTCAAAGGAGCAGCTTCCAACTTGTCGGCCGAGCGCCTGCGCCACGCCGCGGCGCAAATCGAGCGGTCAGCTCACGAAAAGTGTCTGCCGCCGGATTCAGTACTCGATCGGTTGAATGCGGAGTTAAAGGCGATTGTAGCGGCGATTCCGCCGTTGATCGAAACCGTGTCGTCCGACCAGACCGATTGCAACGAACCCGCCGCCGCGGTTTCCGGGAGTTGA
- a CDS encoding tetratricopeptide repeat protein, whose protein sequence is MTRRFTHCARIAIPLFVALVFAQRARADEADDQYAVAAGHYAAQRWELAVEEFRSLIKDHPEHPKSVKSLFFLGEALVQLGKYEEAAAEFNRFLARDPQSTYVPQSLFRAGESAFMAGQREAARRSLDDFRDKYPDDKLNAYVLMYLGEIALADKDAKRAESLLGEALERFPTAAPRDEIRFGLARAAELKGDQSAAEKMYGELVAGHDGGFAEQARSRLAMMQLARASSLIAADKFTPAAKALEAYLKSQPSGEFADRALAQLAVCYARTKRLEDARDAFARFSAKQSRPPRDKGPSELSLATTQQLAEAALAAGDSHWAGELFAALAADGVPPEFAVQGLSGLGWCQLQAGENDKAAATFDRLLDQFPDGPSAAEAAWARGQVLERLKRFDAALDSYRLIVEKHASSKRFEDAALAAARLHSQLHQDAQAIELYQRFIRERADSAQIDAARYGLAWSLRDSGKRSEADEQFQKLHDNFRPSRFWNDATFRLAESALAAKQSDRAERLLDELTAAKPPADIRQHALYLQGQSAAADQKWDRVAAIMGQLARDFPDSSLRLPAEYWIAEAAYRRGQFDEAGKRFAALSDQIAGRKDNWLAMVPLRRAQVLAQQKQWADAQAIAVRIEIDYPDFSEQYEADYLLGRALAAQADFDGARKRYQRVVRSAGGGKTETAAMAQWMIGESYFHQENYEAALREYLRVEILYPYPRWQAAALLQAGKCQESLDRWKDAAELYARLIKVYSNTEFTDEATRRLHEVESRTATAARKQAN, encoded by the coding sequence ATGACCCGTCGATTCACCCACTGCGCTCGGATCGCAATTCCGCTGTTCGTCGCCCTCGTTTTTGCGCAACGCGCGCGCGCCGATGAAGCGGACGACCAATACGCCGTCGCGGCGGGGCATTATGCGGCGCAGCGCTGGGAGTTGGCCGTCGAGGAGTTTCGGTCGCTAATAAAAGATCATCCGGAGCACCCAAAGAGCGTGAAGTCGCTCTTTTTTCTCGGTGAAGCGCTCGTGCAGCTCGGCAAGTACGAGGAGGCGGCCGCGGAGTTCAATCGGTTTCTTGCTCGCGATCCCCAGAGCACCTACGTCCCGCAATCGCTATTCCGCGCGGGCGAATCCGCGTTCATGGCTGGCCAGCGCGAGGCGGCCCGGCGGTCGCTCGATGACTTCCGCGATAAGTATCCCGACGACAAGCTAAACGCCTACGTGCTGATGTACCTTGGCGAAATCGCGCTGGCCGACAAGGACGCGAAGCGAGCGGAATCGCTGCTGGGCGAGGCGCTGGAGCGTTTCCCAACGGCCGCGCCGCGCGACGAAATCCGCTTCGGCCTGGCCCGGGCCGCGGAACTGAAAGGAGACCAATCTGCGGCCGAAAAAATGTACGGCGAGTTGGTGGCCGGTCACGACGGGGGCTTTGCCGAGCAGGCCAGATCGCGGCTGGCGATGATGCAGCTCGCCCGAGCGTCGTCTCTGATCGCGGCCGACAAGTTTACCCCGGCCGCCAAAGCGCTCGAGGCCTACCTCAAATCGCAACCGAGCGGAGAGTTCGCCGACCGGGCGCTGGCTCAGTTGGCTGTTTGCTATGCTCGCACGAAGCGGCTCGAAGATGCCCGCGATGCCTTCGCGCGCTTCAGTGCAAAGCAGTCGCGACCGCCGCGCGACAAAGGGCCGAGCGAATTATCGCTCGCCACGACGCAACAATTGGCCGAGGCGGCGCTGGCGGCCGGCGATTCACACTGGGCCGGCGAGTTGTTCGCCGCGCTCGCGGCCGACGGAGTTCCGCCCGAATTTGCGGTGCAAGGATTGAGCGGGCTGGGCTGGTGCCAGCTTCAAGCCGGAGAAAACGACAAGGCGGCCGCCACATTCGATCGGCTCTTGGATCAGTTCCCGGATGGTCCGTCCGCCGCCGAAGCAGCCTGGGCCCGCGGCCAAGTACTCGAGCGGCTGAAACGGTTCGACGCCGCGCTCGATTCGTATCGGTTGATCGTCGAGAAGCACGCCTCGAGCAAGCGATTCGAAGATGCCGCACTGGCCGCCGCGCGGCTGCATAGCCAGCTTCATCAGGACGCTCAAGCGATCGAGTTGTATCAGCGATTCATCCGCGAGCGTGCCGATTCGGCGCAAATCGACGCCGCGCGCTACGGTTTAGCGTGGTCGCTGCGCGATTCCGGAAAGCGCTCGGAAGCCGACGAGCAATTCCAGAAGCTGCATGACAATTTCCGCCCGAGCCGGTTCTGGAACGACGCGACGTTCCGGCTGGCCGAAAGCGCCCTGGCGGCGAAGCAATCGGACCGCGCCGAGCGCTTGCTCGACGAGTTGACGGCCGCCAAGCCTCCTGCCGACATTCGACAGCACGCGCTCTATCTCCAAGGGCAATCCGCCGCCGCCGATCAGAAATGGGACCGCGTCGCCGCGATCATGGGGCAGTTGGCGCGCGACTTCCCCGATTCCTCGTTGCGGCTGCCGGCCGAGTATTGGATCGCCGAGGCGGCCTATCGGCGGGGTCAGTTCGACGAGGCCGGCAAGCGGTTCGCCGCGTTGAGCGACCAAATCGCGGGCCGCAAGGACAATTGGCTGGCGATGGTCCCGCTGCGGCGAGCGCAGGTGCTGGCCCAGCAAAAGCAATGGGCCGACGCCCAAGCGATCGCCGTGCGGATCGAAATCGACTACCCCGATTTCAGCGAGCAATACGAGGCCGATTATCTGCTGGGCCGGGCGCTGGCGGCGCAGGCCGATTTCGACGGGGCACGCAAACGCTATCAGCGAGTGGTCCGCTCGGCCGGCGGCGGCAAGACCGAAACCGCCGCGATGGCCCAATGGATGATCGGCGAATCGTATTTCCATCAAGAAAACTACGAGGCCGCGCTGCGGGAGTATTTGCGAGTCGAGATTCTCTATCCCTATCCGCGGTGGCAAGCGGCGGCCCTTTTGCAGGCCGGCAAATGCCAGGAATCGCTTGACCGTTGGAAAGATGCCGCCGAATTGTACGCCCGACTCATTAAAGTCTATTCCAATACCGAGTTTACTGATGAGGCGACGCGCCGCCTGCATGAAGTGGAGTCTCGGACGGCCACCGCCGCGCGAAAACAAGCCAATTAA
- a CDS encoding HD domain-containing phosphohydrolase — protein sequence MRILTVDDDDIALELLGDALRSAGHEVESAGDGRQALDVLRRTGCRLVISDWDMPEMTGVELCQRIRALDSRGYVYVILLTSHESPQKVAEGMSAGADDYISKPFHPPELLARVQAGERILSLETRDLAIFALAKLAESRDPDTGAHLERVRSYSRALARQLARQPKHECEVDENFIHLIYLTSPLHDIGKVGVPDHVLLKPGRLTAEEFEIMKTHTRLGADTLEAAVREYPSAKFLQMARNIAASHHEWFDGAGYPRKLKGIEIPLCGRIVALADVYDALTSKRVYKEAYSHEAAREIIINESGTHFDPDVVAAFLDCQEQFISIRGTFADEAAAALQTAI from the coding sequence ATGCGGATCCTAACGGTTGACGACGACGACATCGCCCTGGAGCTGCTCGGCGACGCGCTGCGCTCGGCTGGCCACGAGGTCGAATCGGCCGGCGACGGGCGCCAAGCGCTCGACGTGCTGCGCCGCACCGGCTGCCGCCTCGTCATCTCGGATTGGGACATGCCGGAGATGACTGGGGTCGAACTATGCCAGCGGATTCGCGCCCTTGATAGCCGCGGATACGTTTACGTCATCCTGCTCACGAGCCACGAAAGCCCGCAGAAGGTTGCGGAAGGGATGTCGGCCGGCGCTGACGACTACATCTCGAAGCCGTTCCATCCCCCCGAGCTGCTGGCCCGCGTGCAAGCGGGCGAGCGCATCTTGTCGCTGGAAACTCGCGATCTGGCGATCTTCGCGCTGGCCAAGCTGGCCGAGTCGCGCGATCCAGACACCGGCGCGCATTTGGAACGGGTCCGCTCGTATTCGCGCGCTTTGGCCCGGCAACTTGCTCGGCAACCGAAGCATGAATGCGAGGTGGACGAGAACTTCATCCACTTGATCTATCTGACCAGCCCTCTGCACGACATCGGCAAGGTGGGAGTGCCCGACCACGTGCTGCTCAAACCGGGGCGGCTGACGGCCGAAGAGTTTGAGATCATGAAGACGCACACGCGGCTGGGGGCCGACACGCTCGAAGCGGCCGTGCGCGAGTATCCGAGCGCGAAGTTCCTGCAAATGGCCCGCAATATCGCGGCCTCGCACCATGAATGGTTCGACGGCGCCGGCTATCCCCGCAAGCTGAAGGGAATTGAGATTCCACTTTGTGGCAGAATCGTGGCCTTGGCCGACGTTTACGACGCGTTGACCTCCAAGCGAGTTTACAAAGAGGCTTACTCGCACGAAGCCGCCCGCGAAATCATCATCAACGAGTCGGGCACGCATTTCGACCCCGACGTTGTGGCCGCGTTCTTGGACTGCCAAGAGCAGTTCATCTCAATCCGCGGCACGTTCGCCGACGAAGCCGCAGCGGCGCTTCAAACGGCCATTTAA
- a CDS encoding sigma factor: MSAPDERTPATFAADEFRTTHWSLVLDAGNRASREAGAALAELCGRYWYPLYAYVRRRVKDVGEAQDLTQEFFARLLEKNVLAAASQERGRFRSFLLSAMKNFLANEWDKAKTQKRGGGRQLLPFALDTAESRLNLEPAHDLTPEKLYDRQWAMTLLELVVERLKTELAAEGKSRQFNLLKQALAGGRGAIDYTAVAGELDISEEAVRQTAHRLRRRYRELLREELAQTVADPADVDDEIRSLFTTLGS; this comes from the coding sequence ATGAGCGCACCCGACGAACGAACTCCTGCAACCTTTGCCGCCGACGAATTTCGGACGACGCATTGGAGCCTTGTGCTCGATGCGGGGAATCGCGCGAGTCGGGAGGCGGGAGCGGCGCTGGCTGAGTTGTGTGGGCGGTATTGGTATCCGCTTTATGCCTACGTGCGGCGCCGCGTCAAGGACGTGGGCGAGGCCCAAGATTTGACGCAGGAATTCTTCGCGCGGCTTTTGGAAAAGAATGTGCTGGCCGCCGCGTCGCAAGAGCGCGGCCGTTTTCGCAGCTTCTTGCTCTCGGCGATGAAGAACTTTCTGGCCAACGAGTGGGACAAGGCCAAGACGCAGAAACGCGGCGGCGGTCGACAGCTCTTGCCGTTCGCGCTCGACACGGCCGAATCGCGGCTGAACCTTGAACCGGCCCACGATCTGACTCCAGAAAAACTCTACGACCGGCAATGGGCGATGACGCTGCTGGAGCTGGTCGTCGAGCGTTTGAAGACGGAGCTTGCCGCCGAAGGCAAATCGCGGCAGTTCAACTTGCTCAAGCAGGCGCTCGCAGGGGGTCGCGGCGCGATTGACTATACCGCAGTGGCGGGCGAGCTTGATATCTCGGAAGAGGCCGTCCGCCAAACGGCCCATCGCCTCCGGCGGCGATATCGGGAACTGCTCCGCGAGGAGCTGGCCCAAACGGTCGCCGACCCCGCGGACGTGGACGACGAAATCCGCAGCCTATTTACGACGCTGGGATCGTAA
- a CDS encoding TlpA disulfide reductase family protein: MERLSFRRGFRYLAAFSALAILALMARAAASAETGSKVSPAEAAQLWQAAKANLVQAPDDEQALRQAAAAAQQLERQPATAKLAIRAYRDLSAILGTSKDQRIAAGAAKFAGIARRLGMLGHRMKIFGSLPDGAPLDASPLAGKVVLVDFWATWCGPCRRELPNVKRNYEKFHNRGFEVVGVSLDTDADALREFLAKEQIKWPVMMGNDETGAGWDSPLAVYYGVTSVPTAILIDQSGNVVSLNARGPELTRRLEQLLGSAGG, from the coding sequence ATGGAACGGCTCAGTTTTCGACGTGGATTCCGTTATCTGGCGGCCTTTAGCGCCCTGGCGATTCTTGCGCTCATGGCGCGAGCGGCTGCATCGGCCGAGACCGGCTCGAAGGTGAGCCCCGCTGAAGCAGCCCAACTCTGGCAAGCTGCCAAGGCCAATCTGGTCCAGGCACCTGACGACGAGCAAGCGCTGCGGCAAGCGGCCGCGGCGGCGCAACAGCTCGAACGCCAACCGGCGACCGCGAAGCTGGCAATCCGCGCCTATCGCGATTTGAGCGCCATTCTCGGCACGAGCAAAGATCAGCGGATCGCCGCCGGCGCAGCCAAATTCGCCGGCATCGCCCGCCGGCTCGGAATGCTCGGCCATCGGATGAAGATCTTCGGCTCGCTTCCCGACGGCGCGCCGCTCGACGCGTCACCGCTGGCGGGCAAAGTCGTGCTCGTGGATTTCTGGGCCACATGGTGCGGGCCGTGCCGCCGCGAGCTGCCCAACGTGAAACGCAACTACGAAAAGTTTCACAACCGCGGATTTGAAGTCGTCGGCGTGAGCCTCGATACGGATGCTGACGCGCTTCGCGAGTTTCTGGCCAAGGAACAGATTAAGTGGCCAGTGATGATGGGCAACGACGAAACCGGCGCCGGCTGGGACAGCCCGCTGGCGGTGTATTACGGTGTGACCAGCGTTCCCACCGCGATCCTGATCGATCAAAGCGGCAATGTCGTGTCGCTCAACGCCCGCGGTCCCGAATTGACTCGCAGACTGGAGCAATTGCTTGGCTCCGCCGGCGGATAA
- a CDS encoding ABC transporter ATP-binding protein, with the protein MIVRTASLTKRYGRVTALDRCDLQVRRGEVLGLLGPNGSGKTTLLRLLLGYLRPTAGEAAIDGLDCYRRSLEVRRRVAYLPGEMQMFPEMNCREVLRFFADVRRQPTYGQAENRRGLSPFSRPPSEGRSAEKKGTVPLSAGGSRLGSYERSLKLAERLELDLSRRVSQLSTGMKRKLALAGTLAADTPLVILDEPTSNLDVTVRGEVIALVTEARDAGRTVIFSSHVISEVEQSCDRVVLLRKGRLVFEQVVAELRRQHRIRAMLSGPFPVPPPELAQQLKIAHGPHNQVTIETPGELAPLLGWLATLPLAEVHIEPVGLQVIYDRYHAVSAS; encoded by the coding sequence ATGATCGTTCGCACCGCGTCGCTCACCAAACGCTATGGCCGGGTCACGGCGCTGGATCGGTGTGATTTGCAGGTGCGGCGCGGCGAAGTGCTGGGGCTGCTCGGTCCCAATGGCTCAGGGAAGACTACGCTCTTGCGGCTGCTGTTGGGCTATCTGCGGCCCACCGCCGGCGAGGCCGCGATCGACGGGCTGGATTGCTATCGCCGATCGCTCGAAGTGCGTCGCCGCGTCGCGTATCTGCCCGGTGAGATGCAGATGTTTCCCGAGATGAACTGCCGCGAGGTGCTGCGGTTCTTCGCCGACGTGCGCCGCCAACCGACCTATGGCCAAGCCGAGAACCGCCGGGGACTGTCCCCTTTTTCGCGGCCACCGTCCGAAGGCAGGTCGGCGGAGAAAAAGGGGACTGTCCCCCTCTCCGCAGGCGGTTCTCGGCTTGGCTCTTACGAGCGCTCGCTCAAGCTGGCCGAGCGGCTGGAGCTTGATCTATCGCGGCGCGTGTCGCAACTTTCGACCGGCATGAAACGGAAGCTCGCATTGGCCGGCACTCTGGCGGCCGACACGCCGCTGGTGATCCTCGACGAGCCGACCTCGAACCTCGACGTGACCGTGCGCGGGGAGGTGATTGCGCTCGTCACTGAAGCTCGCGATGCCGGGCGGACGGTGATCTTCTCGTCGCACGTGATTTCCGAGGTCGAGCAATCATGCGATCGCGTGGTTCTGCTGCGAAAGGGACGCTTGGTTTTTGAGCAGGTGGTGGCCGAGCTGCGGCGGCAGCATCGGATTCGGGCGATGCTCAGCGGCCCGTTTCCCGTCCCTCCGCCGGAGTTAGCTCAGCAACTCAAGATCGCGCACGGACCTCACAATCAAGTCACGATCGAGACGCCGGGAGAACTCGCGCCGCTCTTAGGCTGGCTGGCGACGCTGCCGCTGGCTGAGGTGCATATCGAGCCGGTGGGGCTGCAAGTCATCTACGACCGTTATCATGCGGTGTCCGCGTCATGA
- a CDS encoding ABC transporter permease subunit translates to MNRALWKKALGEVRVALPCFLVLMFGFQVLFVWVTSQLDLQLFEHFLRNMPDYWKRLLPVSVDSMATYSGRIAIGYDHPLVAFGMAFWAIARGSDAVSGPLNRGTLEMVLAQPVRRVEVLASNAVIATVGAALMAAACWLGTCTGLALIPKLHDVPAMPYGYCALNLFAYAFFLAGFTTLLSSADRYRGRTIGLAAGFYVVSLVLKVVGRMADGYPGLLYGSFLTAYEPQRFVDPQYDATTIAMSYNLPLLLIGMVCYIVAAAIFSRRDLPAPL, encoded by the coding sequence ATGAATCGCGCCTTGTGGAAAAAAGCATTGGGCGAAGTGCGGGTGGCGCTCCCCTGCTTTCTGGTATTGATGTTCGGGTTTCAGGTGCTCTTCGTTTGGGTCACCAGCCAACTCGATCTGCAACTTTTCGAGCATTTTCTGCGAAACATGCCCGACTATTGGAAGCGGCTTTTGCCCGTCTCGGTCGACAGCATGGCCACGTATTCGGGGCGGATCGCCATCGGCTACGACCATCCGCTCGTGGCGTTCGGCATGGCATTCTGGGCCATCGCCCGCGGATCGGATGCGGTGAGCGGGCCGCTGAATCGAGGCACGCTCGAGATGGTGCTGGCCCAGCCAGTCCGCCGCGTCGAGGTGCTGGCGAGCAACGCCGTGATCGCCACGGTCGGGGCGGCCCTGATGGCAGCGGCCTGCTGGCTGGGCACATGCACCGGCCTGGCGCTGATCCCCAAGTTGCACGACGTGCCGGCAATGCCGTATGGCTACTGCGCGCTCAATCTTTTTGCCTACGCGTTCTTTCTGGCGGGGTTCACCACCTTGCTCTCGTCGGCCGACCGCTATCGGGGGCGAACGATTGGATTGGCCGCCGGGTTCTACGTCGTGTCGCTCGTGCTGAAAGTCGTCGGCCGGATGGCCGACGGCTATCCGGGGCTGCTCTATGGCTCGTTTCTTACGGCTTATGAGCCGCAACGATTTGTCGATCCGCAATACGACGCCACGACAATTGCCATGAGCTACAATCTGCCCCTGCTACTGATCGGCATGGTCTGCTACATCGTCGCGGCCGCGATCTTCTCCCGCCGCGACCTACCGGCGCCGCTGTAG
- a CDS encoding antitoxin AF2212-like protein, whose protein sequence is MSIEVEAVYESGMLILDRLLPLGQHQRVKVVVQKK, encoded by the coding sequence ATGTCTATCGAAGTCGAAGCGGTTTACGAGAGCGGAATGCTTATACTCGACCGACTGTTGCCGCTGGGACAGCACCAACGAGTCAAGGTGGTCGTGCAGAAGAAATGA
- a CDS encoding MotA/TolQ/ExbB proton channel family protein, with the protein MRMSLNVSTVRSLLAGFSLVMLAAIACLLLARSAPAESTAKPANDGAAVQASPSDDAASAASAKAPDEAAIPTKSLLGILREGGLVMLPLGACSFILLVFVFERSISLRRGRVVPRPFVKRFLHQLGDNQLDREQAVLVCEENGSPIARVFGAAVKKWGRPAVEIEQAIIDSGERVVHELRSYLRVFNGIATVAPMLGLLGTVCGMIRAFNDIASSDAMGRPELLAKGISEALLCTAMGLMVAVPAQVLYWWFVSVVDRLTVRIDSLGQDVLSTISAEAINEANQSKPARARKPAA; encoded by the coding sequence ATGAGAATGTCGTTGAATGTTTCCACCGTGCGCAGCCTGCTCGCCGGGTTCAGCCTGGTGATGCTAGCGGCCATCGCTTGCCTGCTGCTCGCGCGGTCCGCTCCGGCGGAATCGACGGCTAAACCGGCCAACGATGGAGCGGCTGTTCAAGCCTCGCCGTCGGACGACGCGGCCAGCGCCGCCTCCGCCAAAGCTCCGGACGAGGCCGCGATCCCGACCAAGAGCCTGCTCGGCATCTTGCGCGAAGGGGGCCTGGTGATGCTCCCGCTCGGCGCATGCTCCTTTATCCTGTTGGTGTTCGTCTTCGAGCGGTCGATCAGCCTGCGCCGTGGGCGAGTCGTCCCGCGACCGTTCGTGAAGCGATTCCTCCACCAGCTTGGAGACAATCAACTCGATCGCGAGCAAGCGGTGTTGGTGTGCGAAGAGAACGGCAGCCCGATCGCGCGCGTTTTCGGAGCGGCGGTCAAGAAGTGGGGCCGCCCGGCGGTCGAAATCGAGCAAGCGATCATCGACTCGGGCGAGCGCGTGGTCCACGAGTTGCGGAGCTATCTTCGCGTGTTCAACGGGATCGCCACGGTCGCCCCGATGCTGGGCCTGCTCGGCACCGTCTGCGGAATGATCCGGGCCTTCAACGACATCGCCAGTTCCGATGCCATGGGCCGACCGGAGCTATTAGCCAAGGGGATTAGCGAGGCACTGTTGTGTACTGCGATGGGGTTGATGGTCGCCGTGCCGGCACAAGTTTTGTACTGGTGGTTTGTGAGCGTGGTGGATCGGCTCACCGTGCGCATTGATTCACTCGGCCAAGACGTGCTGAGCACGATCTCCGCCGAAGCAATAAACGAGGCGAATCAATCCAAACCGGCCCGCGCGAGGAAGCCGGCCGCGTGA
- a CDS encoding biopolymer transporter ExbD: MPLKTHADEDPVLNVTSMIDVILVLTIFFMVATKFREDERKLDLKVPVVSNQGALTTAPEPKVVNVYQDGHVSLGTKPVSLDELTKLLAAAHAQYKKLTVLIRGDKLATHGRMTEVYNACQRAGVAELAISVKLDTAKR, translated from the coding sequence ATGCCGCTCAAGACTCACGCTGACGAAGATCCGGTGCTCAATGTGACGTCGATGATCGATGTCATCTTGGTGCTCACCATCTTCTTCATGGTGGCCACGAAGTTTCGCGAGGACGAGCGGAAGCTCGATCTCAAGGTGCCGGTCGTCAGCAATCAAGGTGCGCTCACGACCGCTCCCGAGCCGAAGGTGGTCAACGTCTATCAGGACGGCCATGTCTCGCTCGGGACGAAGCCGGTGAGCCTCGACGAGCTGACGAAATTGCTCGCCGCGGCCCACGCCCAATACAAGAAGTTGACGGTGCTGATCCGCGGCGACAAACTCGCCACCCATGGCCGCATGACCGAGGTCTACAACGCTTGCCAGCGGGCGGGCGTCGCCGAGCTGGCGATTTCGGTCAAGCTCGACACTGCGAAAAGATAG